A single genomic interval of Streptomyces sp. 1222.5 harbors:
- a CDS encoding aldehyde dehydrogenase family protein, giving the protein MSSYFTDLAQQYIDGEWRPGSGSWDVIDFNPYDDEKLASITVATVDEVDQAYRAAARAQKQWAATNPYTRRAVFERALRLIEDREQEIADLIIAELGGTRVKAGFELHLAKEFLRESIHLALRPEGRLLPSPTDGKENRVYRVPVGVVGVISPFNFPFLLSLKSVAPALALGNGVVLKPHQNTPIAGGTLLAKIFEEAGLPGGLLNVVVTDIAEIGDAFIEHPVPKVISFTGSDKVGRHVATVCARNFKRAVLELGGNSALVVLDDADIDYAVDAAVFSRFVHQGQVCMAANRVLVDASVADEFTEKFVAKVRTLKVGDPRDPETVIGPVINSAQANAVSGTVRQAIAEGATALVHGSTTDNLVEPSVLTGLPADSALLRQEVFGPVVFLVPFDGEEEAVRIVNDTPYGLSGAVHTGDIERGVAFAKQIDTGMFHVNDGTVHDEPLVPFGGEKHSGIGRLNGETTLEAFTTVKWISVQHGRSGFPF; this is encoded by the coding sequence ATGTCGTCCTACTTCACCGACCTGGCCCAGCAGTACATCGACGGCGAGTGGCGTCCGGGCAGCGGGTCCTGGGACGTGATCGACTTCAACCCGTACGACGACGAGAAGCTGGCCTCGATCACGGTGGCCACCGTCGACGAGGTGGACCAGGCCTACCGGGCCGCCGCCCGCGCCCAGAAGCAGTGGGCCGCGACCAACCCCTACACGCGGCGCGCGGTCTTCGAGCGTGCGCTCAGACTGATCGAGGACCGCGAGCAGGAGATAGCCGACCTGATCATCGCGGAACTGGGCGGCACGCGTGTGAAGGCCGGCTTCGAACTGCACCTCGCCAAGGAGTTCCTGCGCGAGTCGATCCACCTCGCGCTGCGCCCCGAGGGCAGGCTCCTGCCCTCCCCGACGGACGGCAAGGAGAACCGTGTCTACCGGGTGCCGGTCGGCGTGGTGGGCGTGATCAGCCCCTTCAACTTCCCCTTCCTGCTGTCGCTGAAGTCGGTCGCCCCGGCCCTCGCGCTCGGCAACGGCGTGGTCCTCAAGCCGCACCAGAACACCCCGATCGCCGGCGGCACCCTGCTCGCGAAGATCTTCGAGGAGGCCGGGCTGCCCGGCGGCCTGCTCAACGTCGTCGTCACCGACATAGCCGAGATCGGCGACGCGTTCATCGAGCACCCCGTCCCGAAGGTCATCTCCTTCACCGGCTCCGACAAGGTCGGCCGGCACGTGGCCACCGTCTGCGCCCGGAACTTCAAGCGCGCGGTGCTCGAACTCGGCGGGAACAGCGCGCTGGTGGTGCTGGACGACGCCGACATCGACTACGCGGTGGACGCGGCGGTCTTCAGCCGCTTCGTGCACCAGGGCCAGGTCTGCATGGCCGCCAACCGGGTCCTCGTGGACGCCTCCGTGGCCGACGAGTTCACCGAGAAGTTCGTCGCCAAGGTCAGGACGCTCAAGGTCGGCGACCCGCGCGACCCGGAGACCGTCATCGGCCCGGTGATCAACTCGGCGCAGGCGAACGCCGTCTCGGGCACGGTCCGGCAGGCGATCGCCGAGGGTGCCACGGCCCTCGTGCACGGCTCCACGACCGACAACCTGGTCGAGCCCAGTGTGCTCACCGGTCTGCCCGCCGACTCCGCGCTGCTGCGGCAGGAGGTCTTCGGGCCGGTCGTCTTCCTCGTCCCGTTCGACGGCGAGGAGGAGGCGGTCCGGATCGTCAACGACACCCCGTACGGCCTGAGCGGTGCCGTCCACACGGGCGACATCGAACGCGGTGTCGCCTTCGCCAAGCAGATCGACACCGGCATGTTCCACGTGAACGACGGCACGGTCCACGACGAACCGCTCGTCCCCTTCGGCGGTGAGAAGCACTCGGGCATCGGCCGCCTCAACGGCGAGACCACGCTGGAGGCCTTCACCACCGTCAAGTGGATCTCCGTCCAGCACGGCCGCAGCGGCTTCCCGTTCTGA
- a CDS encoding DinB family protein translates to MVTHVPAEAQGDERGALLAFIEEQRGGIRRALLGLTDEQARTRPSASELSLGGLLKHVAEVEQSWLARARQEPPAVRRDETNWHETFQLVGDETVASQLAYWEQVAADTEKYIRSAPSLDDTFPLPPDPWFPPEGRVSLRWLCLHLIRETARHAGHADIIRESLDGKTAFELVALEQAG, encoded by the coding sequence ATGGTCACTCACGTGCCGGCGGAGGCGCAGGGCGACGAGCGGGGAGCGCTCCTCGCATTCATCGAGGAACAGCGCGGCGGCATCCGCCGGGCCCTGCTCGGGCTGACGGACGAGCAGGCCCGCACCCGCCCCAGCGCCAGCGAGCTCTCGCTCGGCGGCCTGCTCAAGCACGTCGCCGAGGTGGAGCAGAGCTGGCTCGCCCGGGCCAGGCAGGAGCCGCCCGCGGTACGCCGTGACGAGACGAACTGGCACGAGACGTTCCAGCTGGTCGGCGACGAGACGGTGGCCTCGCAACTGGCGTACTGGGAGCAGGTGGCCGCCGACACGGAGAAGTACATCCGCTCCGCGCCGAGCCTCGACGACACCTTCCCGCTGCCGCCGGACCCCTGGTTCCCGCCGGAGGGCCGTGTCTCGCTGCGCTGGCTCTGCCTGCACCTGATCCGCGAGACGGCCCGGCACGCCGGTCACGCCGACATCATCCGCGAGTCCCTGGACGGGAAGACCGCGTTCGAGCTGGTGGCCCTGGAGCAGGCCGGCTAG
- a CDS encoding PadR family transcriptional regulator has product MSAIRLLVLGAVRQHGRAHGYQVRGDLEYWGAHEWSNAKPGSIYHALKQLAKQGLLHAHEIAPSTAGGPPRTEYELTERGTEEYFALLREALVSYDQRGDVKTAALGFMVDLPRAEAVALLKERTRRIEAWRSSVTEHYVPAEGPERLGHIGEIMSMWVHTADSEAEWTRGLVDRLENGAHTFAGEGEPFVGVLAEGQENPYATGERHPEDDR; this is encoded by the coding sequence ATGTCAGCGATCCGTCTCCTCGTGCTCGGCGCGGTCCGGCAGCACGGGCGGGCCCACGGCTACCAGGTGCGGGGCGACCTGGAGTACTGGGGCGCGCACGAGTGGTCCAACGCCAAACCGGGCTCGATCTACCACGCGCTCAAGCAGCTGGCCAAGCAGGGACTGCTGCACGCGCACGAGATCGCGCCGTCCACGGCCGGCGGGCCGCCGCGCACGGAGTACGAGCTGACGGAGCGGGGCACCGAGGAGTACTTCGCCCTGCTGCGCGAGGCGCTGGTCTCCTACGACCAGCGCGGTGACGTCAAGACGGCGGCCCTCGGCTTCATGGTGGACCTGCCGAGGGCCGAGGCGGTGGCGCTGCTGAAGGAGCGCACCCGCCGGATCGAGGCGTGGCGCTCCTCGGTCACGGAGCACTACGTGCCCGCCGAGGGGCCCGAACGGCTCGGCCACATCGGCGAGATCATGAGCATGTGGGTCCACACGGCCGACTCCGAGGCCGAGTGGACCCGCGGCCTCGTCGACCGTCTGGAGAACGGTGCCCACACGTTCGCGGGCGAGGGCGAACCGTTCGTCGGCGTGCTGGCCGAGGGCCAGGAGAACCCGTACGCGACGGGCGAGCGGCACCCGGAGGACGACCGCTGA
- a CDS encoding glutamate decarboxylase, with the protein MALHKGPEKHEQRTVSVNPFFGEANPVAGMTEAPPTHRLPDTPLPPSTAYQLVHDELMLDGNSRLNLATFVTTWMEPQAGVLMAECRDKNMIDKDEYPRTAELERRCVAMLADLWNAPDPSAAVGCSTTGSSEACMLAGMALKRRWAKRNADRYPGARPNLIMGINVQVCWEKFCNFWEVEARLVPMDGDRYHLDPQAAVELCDENTIGVVGILGSTFDGSYEPIAELCAALDALQERTGLDVPVHVDGASGGMVAPFLDEDLVWDFRLPRVASINTSGHKYGLVYPGVGWALWRDKEALPDELVFRVNYLGGDMPTFALNFSRPGAQVVAQYYTFLRLGREGYRAVQQSTRDVATSLADRIAALGDFRLLTRGDELPVFALTTADDVSAYDVFDVSRRMRESGWLVPAYTFPANREDLSVLRIVCRNGFSHDLADMFLDDLSRLLPELRRQQHPQTRDKGAATSFHH; encoded by the coding sequence ATGGCCCTGCACAAAGGTCCCGAGAAGCACGAGCAGCGGACGGTGTCGGTCAACCCGTTCTTCGGGGAGGCCAACCCCGTCGCCGGCATGACCGAGGCCCCGCCCACGCACCGGCTGCCGGACACCCCGCTCCCCCCGTCCACCGCCTACCAGCTGGTGCACGACGAGCTGATGCTGGACGGCAACTCCCGGCTGAACCTGGCCACCTTCGTCACCACCTGGATGGAGCCGCAGGCCGGGGTGCTGATGGCGGAGTGCCGGGACAAGAACATGATCGACAAGGACGAGTACCCGCGCACGGCCGAACTGGAGCGGCGCTGCGTGGCGATGCTCGCCGATCTGTGGAACGCGCCGGACCCGTCGGCGGCGGTGGGCTGCTCCACGACCGGTTCGAGCGAGGCGTGCATGCTCGCCGGAATGGCCCTCAAGCGGCGCTGGGCGAAGCGGAACGCCGACCGGTACCCGGGGGCGCGGCCCAATCTGATCATGGGCATCAACGTCCAGGTGTGCTGGGAGAAGTTCTGCAACTTCTGGGAGGTGGAGGCCCGGCTGGTCCCGATGGACGGCGACCGCTACCACCTCGACCCGCAGGCCGCCGTGGAGCTGTGCGACGAGAACACCATCGGGGTCGTGGGCATCCTCGGCTCGACCTTCGACGGCTCCTACGAGCCGATCGCCGAGCTGTGCGCCGCCCTGGACGCCCTTCAGGAGCGCACCGGCCTGGACGTCCCCGTGCACGTCGACGGGGCCTCGGGCGGCATGGTGGCTCCGTTCCTCGACGAGGACCTGGTCTGGGACTTCCGCCTGCCGCGGGTGGCGTCGATCAACACCTCCGGGCACAAGTACGGGCTGGTGTACCCGGGTGTCGGCTGGGCGCTGTGGCGGGACAAGGAGGCGCTCCCCGACGAGCTGGTCTTCCGGGTCAACTACCTGGGCGGGGACATGCCGACCTTCGCGCTGAACTTCTCCCGGCCCGGCGCCCAGGTGGTGGCGCAGTACTACACGTTCCTGCGGCTGGGGCGGGAGGGCTACCGGGCGGTCCAGCAGTCGACGCGGGACGTGGCGACCTCGCTGGCCGACCGGATCGCGGCGCTCGGCGACTTCCGGCTCCTCACCCGCGGCGACGAGCTGCCGGTGTTCGCGCTCACCACGGCCGACGACGTCTCGGCGTACGACGTCTTCGACGTGTCCCGGCGCATGCGCGAGAGCGGCTGGCTGGTGCCCGCGTACACCTTCCCGGCCAACCGCGAGGATCTGTCCGTGCTGCGGATCGTGTGCCGCAACGGTTTCTCCCACGACCTGGCCGACATGTTCCTGGACGACCTGAGCCGGCTGCTGCCGGAGCTGCGCCGGCAGCAGCACCCGCAGACCCGGGACAAGGGGGCGGCCACGAGCTTCCACCACTAG
- a CDS encoding ion channel protein codes for MAQETEKQAPSTRPAAPARALLPSILPAAVVGVLASLTFVGVSSAAEQLQRVLWGPLPKALGVGPYSVLWMFVMLVATGAAVGLVVWKVPGHAGPDPATTGLNAPVLPLYVLPGLVLAAGLMLAGGPSLGPENPIIAVNVGLVAWLGTRFLPRRPGALWPVLAEAATIGALFGTPVAAALVISEALAGKPMPGLLWDNLFAPLTAGAFGAITTTLVAHPTFDLGLPPLGHPNAKDVLAALVIAPVAALLGMCAVRAFPYVHAAFQRLRHPMLMLPAGGVVLGALAAVGGHLTLFKGLSEVGVLAANPDGWSAGQFATMTVVKLAALLVAASCGFRGGRIFPAVFIGTALGLCAHALVPAVHPSLGVATGVLGILLAITRQGWVSLFTAAVLVASPAIIALLCIASLPAWLLVTGRPQMQLRADGTSIR; via the coding sequence GTGGCTCAGGAGACCGAGAAGCAGGCTCCCTCGACCCGCCCGGCGGCACCGGCGCGGGCGCTGCTGCCGTCCATCCTGCCCGCCGCCGTCGTCGGCGTGCTCGCCAGTCTCACCTTCGTCGGCGTCAGCTCGGCCGCCGAGCAGTTGCAGCGCGTGCTGTGGGGGCCGCTGCCGAAGGCGCTGGGCGTGGGTCCGTACTCGGTGCTGTGGATGTTCGTCATGCTGGTGGCGACCGGCGCCGCCGTCGGTCTGGTGGTCTGGAAGGTGCCCGGTCACGCCGGTCCGGACCCGGCCACGACCGGTCTGAACGCCCCGGTCCTGCCGCTGTACGTGCTGCCGGGCCTGGTGCTGGCGGCCGGGCTGATGCTGGCCGGCGGACCGAGCCTGGGCCCGGAGAACCCGATCATCGCCGTCAACGTGGGACTCGTGGCCTGGCTCGGGACGCGCTTCCTGCCACGGAGACCGGGCGCCCTGTGGCCGGTGCTCGCCGAGGCCGCGACGATCGGGGCGCTGTTCGGCACACCGGTGGCGGCGGCGCTGGTGATCTCCGAGGCGCTGGCCGGGAAACCGATGCCCGGCCTGCTGTGGGACAACCTGTTCGCGCCGCTGACGGCCGGCGCGTTCGGGGCGATCACGACCACCCTGGTGGCCCATCCGACCTTCGACCTGGGGCTCCCGCCCCTGGGCCACCCGAACGCCAAGGACGTGCTGGCCGCGCTGGTGATCGCCCCGGTGGCCGCGCTGCTCGGCATGTGCGCCGTCCGCGCCTTCCCGTACGTCCACGCGGCCTTCCAGCGGTTGCGGCATCCGATGCTCATGCTCCCGGCGGGCGGGGTGGTCCTCGGCGCCCTGGCGGCCGTGGGCGGTCATCTGACCCTGTTCAAGGGGCTGTCGGAGGTCGGGGTGCTCGCGGCGAACCCGGACGGCTGGTCGGCGGGCCAGTTCGCCACCATGACGGTGGTGAAGCTGGCCGCCCTGCTGGTCGCCGCGTCCTGCGGCTTCCGCGGCGGCCGGATCTTCCCGGCCGTCTTCATCGGCACCGCCCTGGGCCTGTGCGCCCACGCGCTCGTCCCCGCCGTACATCCCTCGCTGGGCGTGGCGACGGGCGTCCTGGGCATCCTTCTGGCGATCACCCGGCAGGGCTGGGTGAGCCTGTTCACCGCGGCCGTCCTGGTCGCCTCGCCCGCCATCATCGCCCTGCTGTGCATCGCCTCGCTGCCGGCCTGGCTGCTGGTGACGGGGCGCCCGCAGATGCAGCTGCGGGCGGACGGCACCTCGATCCGCTGA
- a CDS encoding MerR family transcriptional regulator, producing MSYSVGQVAGFAGVTVRTLHHYDEIGLLVPSERTYAGHRRYNDADLDRLQQILFFRELGFPLDEVAALLDDPDTDPRAHLRRQHELLTARIEKLQKMAAAVEHAMEARTMGINLTPEERFEVFGDFDPDEHAAEAEKRWGGTEAYRQSRRRTARYTKEDWKRINEEMGAIHGRMADLLAEGVPADSAAAMDVAEEHRRFITGAYYDCPHEMHACLGEMYVADERFTATYEAVRSGLAVYLRDAIVANTARHTAS from the coding sequence GTGAGCTACTCCGTGGGACAGGTCGCGGGGTTCGCCGGGGTCACGGTGCGCACCCTGCACCACTACGACGAGATCGGTCTGCTCGTGCCCAGCGAGCGCACGTACGCCGGCCACCGGCGCTACAACGACGCCGACCTCGACCGGCTCCAGCAGATCCTGTTCTTCCGGGAACTCGGCTTCCCGCTCGACGAGGTCGCGGCCCTGCTCGACGACCCGGACACGGACCCGCGCGCGCACCTGCGCCGCCAGCACGAACTGCTGACCGCCCGGATCGAGAAGCTGCAGAAGATGGCCGCGGCCGTGGAGCACGCCATGGAGGCACGCACGATGGGCATCAACCTCACACCGGAGGAGCGGTTCGAGGTCTTCGGCGACTTCGACCCGGACGAGCACGCCGCCGAGGCCGAGAAACGCTGGGGCGGCACCGAGGCCTACCGGCAGTCGCGACGCCGGACCGCCCGGTACACCAAGGAGGACTGGAAGCGGATCAACGAGGAGATGGGCGCGATCCACGGCCGCATGGCGGACCTGCTCGCCGAGGGCGTGCCCGCCGACTCCGCGGCGGCCATGGACGTCGCCGAGGAGCACCGCCGGTTCATCACGGGCGCGTACTACGACTGCCCGCACGAGATGCACGCGTGCCTGGGGGAGATGTACGTGGCCGACGAGCGTTTCACCGCGACGTACGAGGCCGTCCGGAGCGGTCTCGCCGTGTACCTGCGGGACGCGATCGTGGCGAACACCGCCCGGCACACCGCGTCCTGA
- a CDS encoding YbjQ family protein, translating into MGLDDYGGGQGPQPDVLVVTTNDVPGHRVQQVLGEVFGLTVRSRHIGSQIGAGLKSMIGGELKGLTKTLVQTRNQAMERLVEQARARGANGVLMFRFDVTEAADVGTEVCAYGTAVVLARE; encoded by the coding sequence ATGGGACTCGATGACTACGGCGGCGGCCAGGGGCCCCAGCCGGACGTGCTGGTCGTGACGACGAACGACGTGCCCGGGCACCGGGTGCAGCAGGTGCTCGGCGAGGTCTTCGGCCTCACCGTGCGCTCCCGGCACATCGGGAGCCAGATCGGCGCCGGGCTGAAGTCGATGATCGGCGGGGAGCTGAAGGGCCTCACCAAGACGCTCGTGCAGACCCGCAACCAGGCCATGGAACGGCTGGTGGAGCAGGCACGCGCGCGTGGCGCCAACGGGGTGCTGATGTTCCGGTTCGACGTGACGGAGGCCGCGGACGTCGGCACCGAGGTGTGCGCCTACGGCACGGCGGTGGTCCTGGCCCGGGAGTGA
- a CDS encoding VTT domain-containing protein, giving the protein MMTLALGPSWLDPNYLLDTYSIWGLLLIVFAESGLLIGFFLPGDSLLFTCGLLITSDQLDFPLWGAIALICLAAVLGDQAGYMFGKKVGPSLFNRPDSRLFKQENVTKAHEFFEKYGPKSLILARFVPIVRTFTPIIAGVSGMKYRSFLTFNVIGGVLWGAGVTLLGSWLGNIPFVNKNIEAILILIVLVSVVPIAIEFLRARGKNKKPEQAEPAAARAPYRPQQPAYQQPAPHQQAPAMDDATTQLRRIEQEQPYQQPYRQDPQQHWNQGSGDQGYTDQGYGDQGYGDQYYDPQQYPQQQPYPQQQYPEQQYPQQGNGQSPYPYDHRNH; this is encoded by the coding sequence GTGATGACACTCGCCCTAGGCCCGAGCTGGCTGGATCCCAACTATCTGCTCGACACGTACAGCATCTGGGGCCTGCTGCTCATCGTCTTCGCCGAGTCCGGACTGCTCATCGGGTTCTTCCTGCCGGGTGACTCGCTCCTGTTCACCTGCGGCCTGCTGATCACCTCGGACCAGCTGGACTTCCCGCTGTGGGGGGCGATCGCCCTGATCTGCCTCGCCGCGGTCCTGGGCGACCAGGCGGGCTACATGTTCGGCAAGAAGGTCGGCCCGTCCCTGTTCAACCGGCCCGACTCCCGCCTGTTCAAGCAGGAGAACGTCACCAAGGCGCACGAGTTCTTCGAGAAGTACGGCCCGAAGTCCCTGATCCTGGCCCGCTTCGTGCCGATCGTGCGGACGTTCACGCCGATCATCGCCGGCGTCAGCGGCATGAAGTACCGCTCGTTCCTGACCTTCAACGTCATCGGCGGCGTCCTGTGGGGCGCGGGCGTCACCCTCCTCGGCTCCTGGCTGGGCAACATCCCCTTCGTCAACAAGAACATCGAGGCGATCCTCATCCTGATCGTCCTCGTCTCCGTCGTCCCGATCGCGATCGAGTTCCTGCGCGCACGCGGCAAGAACAAGAAGCCCGAGCAGGCGGAGCCGGCCGCGGCGCGGGCCCCGTACCGGCCGCAGCAGCCGGCGTACCAGCAGCCCGCTCCGCACCAGCAGGCCCCCGCCATGGACGACGCCACGACCCAGCTGCGCCGCATCGAGCAGGAACAGCCGTACCAGCAGCCGTACCGGCAGGACCCGCAGCAGCACTGGAACCAGGGCTCCGGCGACCAGGGCTACACCGACCAGGGCTACGGCGATCAGGGCTACGGCGACCAGTACTACGACCCGCAGCAGTACCCCCAGCAGCAGCCCTACCCGCAGCAGCAGTACCCCGAGCAGCAGTACCCGCAGCAGGGGAACGGCCAGAGCCCGTACCCGTACGACCACCGCAACCACTGA